In a genomic window of Brassica rapa cultivar Chiifu-401-42 chromosome A10, CAAS_Brap_v3.01, whole genome shotgun sequence:
- the LOC103844952 gene encoding uncharacterized protein LOC103844952, with product MDAPPLSFVSKARTAFNSAAAKAERVFTDLKSDREEEQPSTRNENDSKEENEVKPQGWRTAHIRKKQEWQNKLKNLRIGRKEVVEDKDTAEDSTMLAPFYDQNSLILKAQEQEAKASDVGNLIQVLNAVDVNSIPRGSIVKQLAVAIEAGKMAKTMKEFAASSGSSSPGRDRGGLSLSAVKSMVLGEKEDKIGFDSRDEEKLVSLINAMFNVDGNFLVRMIVSDLESPTNRASFAKDLHVAPPSSFVVKLAEVIGSFTTPSRMALFWCRVVDELRRFWNEKKHIPWIPLDENPDLKSCLLHQWLQVINCCLGRKARCIAASEALDAVMRQASPANEKSDISEAMGSPVSLLYAKSNTGELILRLGIHHQVENLTMLETGEPVYAPITQEGPLLTEDLIKETEELVLRTGSMGAGCSQLLSDMQAFKAANPGCILEDFVRWHSPPDWTGNDTSSGDDSSPLRGQLSIRMQKEGNLWRELWETAKPLPAVKQTPLYDEDFAVEGILNSLEDIPPVEFFGQLFVSLVALGFVMAEPVVATNDDLSKLFFECKDYVVAICQGDAWTDKLDDLCQVYETVETMLVRPEKVLRSMKQTEESPSGGNETKRRFRRLSFIFRGKEGNKNRVTTETEQKSTEPSPRQSFSSLFDGKSSLFAKKPPRPAENGTLV from the exons ATGGATGCGCCGCCGCTGTCTTTCGTCTCCAAAGCTAGAACCGCTTTCAATTCCGCCGCTGCTAAAGCGGAGCGCGTCTTCACTGATCTTAAATCCGATCGAG AGGAGGAGCAGCCATCGACGAGGAATGAGAATGACTCTAAG GAGGAGAATGAAGTGAAGCCTCAGGGATGGAGAACTGCACATATTAGGAAAAAGCAAGAGTGgcagaataaactcaaaaacttGAGAATTGGAAGGAAAGAAGTCGTTGAAGATAAAGATACGGCTGAAGATTCAACCATGCTTGCACCTTTCTATGACCAAAATTCGCTTATTCTTAAAGCGCAAGAGCAAGAAGCCAAG GCATCTGATGTTGGTAACTTGATACAAGTTCTAAATGCTGTTGATGTGAACAGCATTCCTCGGGGATCCATTGTGAAGCAGCTGGCTGTAGCCATCGA agcGGGAAAAATGGCTAAGACTATGAAAGAGTTTGCTGCATCTTCTGGAAGTTCATCACCAGGGAGGGACAGAGGGGGGTTAAGCCTCTCTGCGGTGAAATCGATGGTTCTTGGTGAAAAAGAGGATAAAATTGGTTTTGATTCAAGAGACGAGGAAAAACTTGTTTCTCTTATAAATGCCATGTTTAATGTTG ATGGTAACTTCCTCGTCAGAATGATTGTCTCTGATTTGGAGTCTCCTACCAACAGAGCATCTTTTGCAAAAGATCTTCATGTTGCTCCGCCTAGTAGCTTTGTTGTTAAGCTAGCTGAAGTAATTGGAAGTTTTACAACTCCAAGCAGAATGGCTTTGTTCTGGTGCAGGGTTGTTGATGAA CTGAGGAGATTTTGGAATGAAAAGAAACACATACCATGGATACCCCTAGACGAGAATCCAGATTTGAAAAGTTGCCTACTTCACCAATGGTTACAAGTTATAAACTGCTGTCTTGGCAGGAAAGCACGTTGCATAGCTGCTTCTGAAGCATTAGATGCTGTTATGAGACAAGCCAGTCCAGCCAATGAAAAGTCAGATATTTCGGAAGCGATGGGTTCTCCGGTTTCTCTTTTGTATGCTAAAAGTAACACCGGAGAACTCATACTTCGCCTAGGCATCCACCACCAAGTTGAAAACTTAACAATGTTGGAAACTGGTGAACCTGTTTATGCCCCAATAACTCAG GAGGGTCCGTTGTTGACAGAAGATCTGATTAAAGAAACAGAGGAACTAGTATTGCGAACAGGGAG CATGGGGGCTGGGTGTTCTCAACTCTTGTCTGACATGCAGGCTTTCAAG GCAGCAAATCCTGGATGTATTTTGGAAGATTTTGTGAGATGGCATTCTCCTCCAGACTGGACTGGAAATGATACTTCTTCCGGAGATGACTCTTCTCCCCTACGAGGTCAATTAAGCATCCGGATGCAAAAAGAAG GTAATTTGTGGCGCGAGCTGTGGGAAACAGCTAAACCACTGCCTGCGGTTAAGCAAACACCTCTCTATGATGAAGATTTTGCTGT GGAAGGAATCTTGAATTCTTTGGAAGACATTCCGCCTGTTGAATTTTTCGGGCAGCTTTTTGTTTCTCTT GTTGCCCTGGGATTTGTAATGGCGGAGCCAGTAGTAGCCACAAACGATGACTTGTCAAAGCTTTTCTTCGAGTGCAAGGATTATGTAGTCGCGATCTGCCAGGGAGACGCATGGACCGATAAGCTTGATGATCTCTGTCAG GTGTATGAAACAGTGGAAACAATGTTAGTACGTCCAGAAAAAGTGTTGAGATCAATGAAGCAAACAGAGGAGTCGCCGTCAGGTGGGAACGAAACAAAACGGCGGTTCAGGCGGCTGAGCTTCATCTTCCGCGGTAAAGAAGGAAACAAGAACAGAGTTACAACAGAAACAGAACAGAAAAGTACGGAACCGAGCCCGCGGCAGTCTTTCTCGAGTCTTTTTGATGGAAAGTCGTCTTTATTTGCAAAGAAACCACCTAGACCTGCTGAAAATGGGACTCTTGTCTGA
- the LOC103844953 gene encoding dihydrolipoyllysine-residue succinyltransferase component of 2-oxoglutarate dehydrogenase complex 1, mitochondrial isoform X2 yields MMLRAVIRRASTRGGSSASSGLGKSLQSSRVAASSQSFHSLSATQTLVPRGSHARSCFHHRSCPGCSECSSFQGTTLQRWVRPFSSDSGDVVEAVVPHMGESITDGTLANFLKKPGDRVEADEAIAQIETDKVTIDIASPASGVIQEFLVKEGDTVEPGNKVAIISKSADAVSHVAPSEKIPEKATPKPSPPTEEPKVESTKAAEKPKASPPPPPPSKQSAKEPQLPPKDRERRVPMTRLRKRVATRLKDSQNTFALLTTFNEVDMTNLMKLRSQYKDAFFEKHGVKLGLMSGFIKAAVSALQAQPVVNAVIDGDDIIYRDYVDISIAVGTSKGLVVPVIRGADQMNFADIEKTINSLAKKANEGTISIDEMAGGSFTVSNGGVYGSLISTPIINPPQSAILGMHSIVQRPMVVGGSVVPRPMMYVALTYDHRLIDGREAVYFLRRIKDVVEDPQRLLLDI; encoded by the exons ATGATGTTGCGTGCTGTCATAAGGAGAGCTTCCACTAGAGGAGGCTCTTCTGCTTCTTCG ggaTTGGGGAAATCACTGCAATCTTCTCGTGTTGCAGCATCTTCACAAAGCTTTCATTCTCTTTCAGCAACACAG actCTTGTGCCTCGTGGAAGCCATGCTCGTAGCTGCTTCCATCATCGTTCTTGTCCAG GGTGTTCAGAGTGCTCCAG CTTCCAAGGCACAACCCTGCAAAGATGGGTCAGGCCTTTCTCATCTGATAGTG GAGATGTCGTTGAAGCTGTTGTGCCTCACATGGGTGAATCAATCACCGATGGAACCCTAGCCAACTTTCTCAAGA AACCTGGTGACAGAGTAGAGGCTGATGAGGCTATTGCACAAATTGAAACTGACAAG GTGACAATAGATATTGCTAGCCCAGCAAGTGGTGTCATCCAAGAG TTTCTTGTCAAGGAAGGAGATACTGTGGAACCGGGAAATAAGGTAGCTATTATTTCAAAGTCTGCAGATGCTGTGTCTCATGTGGCACCCTCAGAAAAGATACCTGAGAAAGCTACTCCCAAGCCTTCTCCTCCTACTGAGGAGCCCAAGGTTGAAAGTACTAAAGCTGCGGAGAAACCCAAGGCATCACCACCGCCACCACCGCCGTCTAAACAGTCAGCGAAAGAACCGCAGCTTCCTCCTAAGGATAGGGAAAGACGG GTTCCTATGACAAGACTCCGCAAACGTGTGGCAACTAGGCTGAAGGACTCTCAAAACACTTTTGCGTTGCTTACGACATTCAATGAAGTTGATAT GACCAATCTGATGAAGCTCCGATCTCAATACAAGGATGCATTTTTTGAAAAGCACGGAGTGAAGTTGGGGCTTATGTCTGGTTTCATTAAA GCTGCTGTTAGTGCCCTCCAGGCCCAACCAGTAGTAAATGCAGTTATCGATGGAGATGATATCATTTACAGAGACTACGTAGATATCAGTATTGCTGTTGGTACCTCTAAG GGTCTTGTGGTTCCAGTAATCAGAGGTGCTGACCAGATGAACTTTGCGGACATTGAGAAAACGATAAACTCTCTTGCTAAGAAGGCTAATGAAGGAACCATTTCAATCGACGAGATGGCTGGAGGATCATTCACAGTATCTAATGGTGGTGTCTATGGAAGTCTCATAAGCACTCCTATCATCAACCCTCCTCAG TCTGCTATACTTGGAATGCATTCAATCGTGCAACGTCCAATGGTTGTGGGAGGAAGCGTAGTACCAAGGCCAATGATGTATGTCGCACTGACGTATGATCATAGGCTTATTGATGGAAGAGAGGCTGTGTATTTCTTGCGCCGTATCAAGGATGTTGTGGAAGATCCTCAGAGGCTTCTTCTCGATATATGA
- the LOC103844953 gene encoding dihydrolipoyllysine-residue succinyltransferase component of 2-oxoglutarate dehydrogenase complex 1, mitochondrial isoform X1: protein MMLRAVIRRASTRGGSSASSGLGKSLQSSRVAASSQSFHSLSATQTLVPRGSHARSCFHHRSCPGCSECSRTVLASFQGTTLQRWVRPFSSDSGDVVEAVVPHMGESITDGTLANFLKKPGDRVEADEAIAQIETDKVTIDIASPASGVIQEFLVKEGDTVEPGNKVAIISKSADAVSHVAPSEKIPEKATPKPSPPTEEPKVESTKAAEKPKASPPPPPPSKQSAKEPQLPPKDRERRVPMTRLRKRVATRLKDSQNTFALLTTFNEVDMTNLMKLRSQYKDAFFEKHGVKLGLMSGFIKAAVSALQAQPVVNAVIDGDDIIYRDYVDISIAVGTSKGLVVPVIRGADQMNFADIEKTINSLAKKANEGTISIDEMAGGSFTVSNGGVYGSLISTPIINPPQSAILGMHSIVQRPMVVGGSVVPRPMMYVALTYDHRLIDGREAVYFLRRIKDVVEDPQRLLLDI from the exons ATGATGTTGCGTGCTGTCATAAGGAGAGCTTCCACTAGAGGAGGCTCTTCTGCTTCTTCG ggaTTGGGGAAATCACTGCAATCTTCTCGTGTTGCAGCATCTTCACAAAGCTTTCATTCTCTTTCAGCAACACAG actCTTGTGCCTCGTGGAAGCCATGCTCGTAGCTGCTTCCATCATCGTTCTTGTCCAG GGTGTTCAGAGTGCTCCAG GACTGTTCTTGCCAGCTTCCAAGGCACAACCCTGCAAAGATGGGTCAGGCCTTTCTCATCTGATAGTG GAGATGTCGTTGAAGCTGTTGTGCCTCACATGGGTGAATCAATCACCGATGGAACCCTAGCCAACTTTCTCAAGA AACCTGGTGACAGAGTAGAGGCTGATGAGGCTATTGCACAAATTGAAACTGACAAG GTGACAATAGATATTGCTAGCCCAGCAAGTGGTGTCATCCAAGAG TTTCTTGTCAAGGAAGGAGATACTGTGGAACCGGGAAATAAGGTAGCTATTATTTCAAAGTCTGCAGATGCTGTGTCTCATGTGGCACCCTCAGAAAAGATACCTGAGAAAGCTACTCCCAAGCCTTCTCCTCCTACTGAGGAGCCCAAGGTTGAAAGTACTAAAGCTGCGGAGAAACCCAAGGCATCACCACCGCCACCACCGCCGTCTAAACAGTCAGCGAAAGAACCGCAGCTTCCTCCTAAGGATAGGGAAAGACGG GTTCCTATGACAAGACTCCGCAAACGTGTGGCAACTAGGCTGAAGGACTCTCAAAACACTTTTGCGTTGCTTACGACATTCAATGAAGTTGATAT GACCAATCTGATGAAGCTCCGATCTCAATACAAGGATGCATTTTTTGAAAAGCACGGAGTGAAGTTGGGGCTTATGTCTGGTTTCATTAAA GCTGCTGTTAGTGCCCTCCAGGCCCAACCAGTAGTAAATGCAGTTATCGATGGAGATGATATCATTTACAGAGACTACGTAGATATCAGTATTGCTGTTGGTACCTCTAAG GGTCTTGTGGTTCCAGTAATCAGAGGTGCTGACCAGATGAACTTTGCGGACATTGAGAAAACGATAAACTCTCTTGCTAAGAAGGCTAATGAAGGAACCATTTCAATCGACGAGATGGCTGGAGGATCATTCACAGTATCTAATGGTGGTGTCTATGGAAGTCTCATAAGCACTCCTATCATCAACCCTCCTCAG TCTGCTATACTTGGAATGCATTCAATCGTGCAACGTCCAATGGTTGTGGGAGGAAGCGTAGTACCAAGGCCAATGATGTATGTCGCACTGACGTATGATCATAGGCTTATTGATGGAAGAGAGGCTGTGTATTTCTTGCGCCGTATCAAGGATGTTGTGGAAGATCCTCAGAGGCTTCTTCTCGATATATGA
- the LOC103846111 gene encoding mitogen-activated protein kinase kinase kinase 18, with amino-acid sequence MEEQNWIRGPTIGRGSTATVSLAITNSGELFAVKSAELSSSAVLQREQSVLSKLSSPYVVKYIGSNVTTENGQPMYNLLMEYVSGGSIHDLIKKSGGKLPEPEIRFYTRQILKGLMYLHGQGIVHCDLKSQNVMVGGETAKIADLGCAKMAGNESLEFSGTPAFMSPEVARGEEQSFPADVWALGCMVIEMATGLSPWPELNDVVGAIYKIGFTGESPEIPECLSEKGKDFLTNCLRRDPKQRWAVEELLQHPFLDEEDKTQILSCCCLNSSSPSTVLDQGFWDSCETSRSRLIQDPFANSFNMWDSSAADRIKKLVGDENSGVPEWLTAEDGWIEVRGNEEIEKRNEDEEEDENCVEATSSEEDDDGGFENWILDQEDSLLFEYSFIENNLFYFYPSNLFEEDNIILYYDHLEYGFVQKDDGNNNKNNFFSHVTVLFYKF; translated from the coding sequence ATGGAGGAACAAAACTGGATAAGAGGACCAACCATAGGCCGAGGCTCAACCGCCACTGTCTCGCTAGCAATCACGAACTCAGGTGAACTCTTCGCCGTCAAATCCGCTGAGCTTTCTTCATCGGCGGTTTTGCAGAGAGAACAATCGGTTTTGTCGAAATTGAGCTCTCCTTACGTAGTCAAGTACATTGGGTCTAATGTGACGACGGAGAACGGCCAACCGATGTACAATCTCCTCATGGAATATGTTTCCGGCGGGAGTATTCAcgatttgatcaaaaaatccgGCGGGAAGTTACCGGAGCCGGAGATTAGATTCTACACACGTCAGATATTGAAAGGTTTGATGTATCTTCACGGACAAGGAATCGTTCACTGCGATTTGAAGAGCCAAAATGTTATGGTCGGAGGAGAAACCGCAAAGATCGCCGATCTGGGATGTGCTAAAATGGCGGGAAACGAAAGTTTAGAATTTTCCGGTACACCGGCGTTTATGTCACCGGAGGTGGCGCGTGGTGAAGAGCAGAGTTTCCCGGCTGATGTGTGGGCTTTGGGGTGTATGGTGATAGAGATGGCTACAGGTTTAAGTCCTTGGCCGGAGCTAAACGACGTCGTGGGTGCTATTTACAAGATTGGTTTCACCGGCGAGTCGCCGGAGATTCCGGAGTGTTTGTCGGAGAAAGGCAAAGACTTTTTGACGAATTGTCTGAGAAGAGATCCGAAACAGAGATGGGCTGTTGAAGAGTTGCTTCAACACCCGTTTCTTGATGAAGAAGACAAAACTCAAATTTTGTCTTGTTGCTGTCTGAATTCTTCTTCTCCCAGTACTGTGTTGGATCAAGGTTTCTGGGATTCATGTGAAACCTCGAGAAGTCGATTAATTCAAGACCCATTTGCAAATTCTTTTAATATGTGGGATTCTTCAGCTGCTGATCGGATCAAGAAACTCGTCGGAGATGAGAATTCCGGCGTGCCGGAGTGGTTAACGGCGGAGGATGGTTGGATTGAAGTTAGAGGCAACGAGGAGATAGAGAAACGTAACGAAGACGAAGAGGAAGATGAGAATTGCGTTGAAGCAACGTCATCGGAGGAAGACGATGATGGAGGATTTGAGAATTGGATCTTGGATCAAGAAGACAGCTTATTATTTGAATATTCTTTCATTGAGAAtaaccttttttatttttaccctAGTAACCTCTTTGAAGAGGATAACATTATTCTATACTATGATCATCTTGAATATGGTTTTGTACAAAAAGATGATGGAAacaataataagaataatttCTTTAGCCACGTTACAGTTTTATTTTACAAGTTCTAG
- the LOC103844955 gene encoding stigma-specific STIG1-like protein 2, whose product MAQFMKIFVAMAFTIAITVGVISTTTTTATLSLQDPVKDLTQPGAVKIRPSRFLAQKVNEGQGPKARNPNAADHCNKEPEICSSSYYSTGANSTMACCNNKCMDLSADDKNCGACKNKCKFGQTCCRGQCVYVAYDKRHCGECNHRCNLGELCVYGLCNYA is encoded by the coding sequence ATGGCTCAATTCATGAAGATATTCGTGGCAATGGCATTCACAATCGCAATCACGGTCGGCGTCATTAGTACCACGACCACGACCGCAACACTTTCACTCCAAGACCCTGTTAAGGATCTTACACAGCCAGGCGCGGTAAAGATCAGACCGAGTCGCTTCTTGGCCCAAAAGGTCAACGAGGGCCAAGGACCTAAAGCCCGAAACCCTAATGCAGCTGACCATTGCAACAAGGAGCCAGAGATCTGCAGCAGCAGCTATTACAGCACCGGAGCAAACTCTACAATGGCTTGTTGCAACAACAAGTGTATGGATCTATCAGCCGACGACAAAAACTGCGGTGCATGTAAGAACAAATGCAAATTCGGGCAAACGTGCTGTCGCGGTCAGTGCGTTTACGTGGCTTACGATAAGCGCCATTGCGGTGAGTGTAACCATAGATGCAATCTTGGCGAGCTCTGCGTCTACGGTCTCTGTAACTACGCGTGA
- the LOC103844956 gene encoding uncharacterized protein LOC103844956 has translation MKKGIHPQMQWISYVTQSGRLMHVMMTRIHHVGKVYHFGAKHQLAQSIGQIAKFKRRFNEQEEEPSHDNNIDNQNK, from the coding sequence ATGAAGAAGGGAATACATCCACAGATGCAATGGATCTCTTATGTGACACAGAGCGGTAGATTGATGCACGTCATGATGACAAGGATCCACCATGTTGGCAAAGTCTATCACTTTGGCGCTAAGCATCAGTTGGCTCAAAGCATTGGCCAGATTGCCAAGTTCAAGCGTAGGTTTAACGAGCAAGAGGAAGAACCTTCCCATGACAATAACATCGACAACCAGAACAAGTAA